A single region of the Enterobacter cloacae complex sp. R_G8 genome encodes:
- a CDS encoding pyridoxal phosphate-dependent aminotransferase, with product MSNNALIPQSKLPNLGTTIFTQMSALAQKHNAINLSQGFPDFDGPGYLQERLAWHVAQGANQYAPMTGVQALREAIADKTAERYGYQPDANSDITVTAGATEALYAAITALVRTGDEVICFDPSYDSYAPAIELSGGVVKRVALQPPHFRPDWQAFAALLSDKTRLVILNTPHNPSATVWQKSDFAALWQAIAEREIYVLSDEVYEHICFAGEGHASVLAHPQLRERAIAVSSFGKTYHMTGWKVGYCVAPAAISAEVRKVHQYLTFAVNTPAQLALADMLRAEPEHYRELPEFYRARRDLFVNALSQSRLELLPCEGTYFLLADYSAISDLDDVSFCQWLTKEVGVAAIPLSVFCADPFPHKLIRLCFAKQESTLLAAAERLNAL from the coding sequence ATGAGCAACAACGCATTGATTCCGCAAAGTAAACTTCCCAACCTGGGCACCACAATATTTACGCAGATGAGCGCTCTGGCGCAGAAGCACAACGCCATTAACCTCTCGCAGGGGTTCCCGGATTTTGACGGTCCAGGCTATTTGCAGGAGCGTCTGGCCTGGCATGTTGCGCAGGGGGCGAATCAGTACGCGCCGATGACCGGCGTGCAGGCATTGCGTGAAGCCATTGCCGATAAAACGGCGGAACGCTATGGCTATCAACCGGATGCCAACAGCGACATTACGGTGACGGCAGGCGCGACCGAAGCGCTGTATGCGGCGATCACCGCGCTGGTGCGTACCGGTGATGAGGTGATCTGCTTTGATCCCAGCTACGACAGCTATGCGCCAGCCATCGAACTGTCCGGCGGCGTGGTGAAGCGCGTGGCATTACAGCCGCCGCATTTTCGCCCGGACTGGCAGGCGTTTGCTGCACTGTTGAGCGACAAAACCCGGCTGGTCATTCTGAATACGCCACACAATCCCTCGGCGACCGTGTGGCAGAAGAGCGATTTTGCCGCGCTGTGGCAGGCCATTGCGGAACGTGAAATTTATGTCCTGAGCGACGAAGTGTATGAGCATATCTGCTTTGCCGGGGAAGGGCATGCCAGCGTGCTGGCCCATCCGCAACTTCGCGAGCGGGCTATCGCCGTCTCTTCCTTCGGTAAGACTTATCACATGACCGGCTGGAAAGTGGGGTACTGCGTGGCACCGGCGGCCATCAGCGCGGAGGTACGTAAAGTGCATCAGTACCTGACGTTTGCGGTGAACACTCCGGCTCAGCTGGCGCTGGCGGATATGTTGCGTGCAGAGCCTGAGCATTACCGTGAGCTGCCCGAATTTTACCGTGCACGCCGGGATCTGTTTGTAAATGCCCTGAGTCAAAGCCGTCTGGAACTCCTGCCGTGTGAAGGCACCTACTTCCTGCTGGCCGATTACAGCGCCATTTCCGATCTGGATGATGTCAGTTTCTGCCAGTGGCTGACCAAAGAGGTGGGCGTGGCGGCGATCCCGTTGTCCGTTTTTTGCGCCGATCCCTTCCCGCATAAGCTGATTCGCCTCTGCTTTGCGAAACAGGAATCGACGCTGCTGGCGGCGGCAGAACGCCTTAACGCGCTCTGA
- a CDS encoding methylthioribulose 1-phosphate dehydratase — MTDNLQLTQLVEACRWIGAKGWAPATGGNMSVRQDENLCWLSESGKDKGSLTPDDFLQVEIATNRAPSGRKPSAETGLHTLIYRLFPEASAVLHVHTVNATVLSRLVKEAELNISGFEMQKSLTGQTTHLDTVAIPVFDNDQDIDALASRIAHYAQERPLNYGFLLRGHGLTCWGRDVAEARRHLEGLEFLFECEMRLRQLEKI; from the coding sequence ATGACAGACAACCTGCAACTCACGCAACTGGTCGAAGCCTGCCGCTGGATTGGTGCCAAAGGCTGGGCCCCCGCCACCGGCGGCAACATGTCGGTACGTCAGGATGAAAACCTGTGCTGGCTCAGTGAATCCGGCAAAGACAAAGGCAGCCTCACGCCGGATGATTTTCTGCAGGTGGAGATCGCCACCAACCGTGCGCCATCGGGCCGCAAACCGTCGGCCGAAACCGGGTTACACACGCTCATCTATCGCCTGTTTCCGGAGGCCAGCGCCGTGCTGCACGTCCACACGGTCAATGCCACGGTGCTCTCACGGCTGGTGAAAGAGGCTGAGCTGAATATCAGCGGCTTCGAAATGCAAAAATCCCTCACAGGGCAGACCACGCATCTGGATACGGTTGCCATTCCGGTATTTGATAACGACCAGGATATTGATGCTCTCGCCTCGCGAATCGCCCATTACGCGCAGGAACGCCCGCTTAATTATGGTTTTCTTCTGCGCGGCCATGGCTTAACCTGCTGGGGACGTGACGTGGCCGAAGCCCGCCGTCATCTGGAAGGATTAGAATTCTTATTTGAATGCGAAATGCGTTTACGACAACTGGAGAAGATATGA
- the mtnC gene encoding acireductone synthase: MIRAIVTDIEGTTSDIRFVHDVLFPYARERLAAFVTAQQYAEPVKSILDNLRDEIDAPHASVSDLIETLFTFMDEDRKSTALKALQGIIWHDGYVNGDFTGHLYPDVLPALEKWKAQGIDLFVYSSGSVAAQKLLFGYSDEGDITHLFSGYFDTHIGAKREVQSYQNIAAQTGIAPSQILFLSDIHQELDAAEQAGFRTLQLIRGDDDGASHHHQVHQFDEINPEQIPS; the protein is encoded by the coding sequence ATGATTCGCGCGATTGTGACGGATATTGAGGGAACCACCAGCGATATCCGTTTTGTCCATGATGTTTTGTTCCCTTATGCGCGTGAGCGTCTGGCGGCCTTCGTCACCGCCCAGCAGTACGCCGAGCCGGTCAAATCGATTCTGGACAACCTGCGCGATGAAATCGACGCTCCGCACGCCAGCGTCAGCGATCTTATCGAGACCCTCTTTACCTTTATGGATGAAGACCGTAAATCGACGGCGCTGAAGGCCCTGCAGGGAATTATCTGGCACGACGGTTACGTCAACGGCGACTTTACCGGCCATCTCTACCCGGACGTGCTGCCTGCGCTGGAAAAATGGAAAGCACAAGGTATTGATCTCTTTGTTTATTCCTCTGGCTCCGTCGCTGCGCAGAAACTGTTATTTGGCTACAGCGACGAAGGTGATATTACTCATCTGTTCAGCGGCTACTTTGATACCCACATCGGTGCCAAGCGTGAGGTGCAGTCTTATCAGAATATTGCGGCGCAGACGGGCATCGCCCCGTCGCAGATCCTGTTCCTGTCGGATATCCATCAGGAGCTGGACGCCGCTGAGCAGGCCGGTTTTCGCACCCTGCAGCTGATTCGCGGTGATGATGACGGTGCAAGCCACCATCATCAGGTTCACCAGTTTGACGAGATTAACCCGGAGCAGATCCCTTCATGA
- a CDS encoding acireductone dioxygenase: MSALTIYSDKDASKHLWHSTDAAEIAQQLNAKGVRFERWAADRDLGRDPAPEVVIDAYQHAIDKLVAEKGYQSWDVISLRADNPQKEALRAKFLNEHTHGEDEVRFFVEGAGLFCLHIGDEVYQVLCEKNDLISVPAGTPHWFDMGSEPNFTAIRIFDNPEGWVAQFTGDAIADAYPRLA; the protein is encoded by the coding sequence ATGAGCGCATTAACCATTTATTCCGATAAAGACGCCAGTAAGCACCTGTGGCACAGCACCGACGCCGCCGAGATCGCCCAACAGCTCAACGCCAAAGGCGTGCGTTTTGAACGCTGGGCAGCCGACCGTGATTTAGGGCGCGACCCTGCCCCAGAAGTGGTCATTGACGCTTACCAGCATGCCATCGACAAGCTGGTCGCGGAGAAAGGCTACCAGAGCTGGGATGTGATCAGCCTGCGCGCCGACAACCCGCAAAAAGAAGCGCTGCGCGCGAAATTCCTCAACGAGCACACCCACGGCGAAGATGAAGTGCGCTTTTTCGTGGAAGGCGCGGGATTGTTCTGCCTGCACATAGGCGATGAGGTGTATCAGGTGCTGTGCGAAAAAAACGACCTGATTTCGGTACCGGCGGGCACACCACACTGGTTTGATATGGGCTCAGAGCCAAACTTTACAGCTATTCGTATATTCGATAACCCGGAAGGCTGGGTGGCGCAGTTTACGGGTGATGCGATCGCGGATGCGTATCCGCGCCTGGCATAG
- a CDS encoding SRPBCC family protein: MTLDPETDLKLERVVDAPRDLLWLCWTTPEHIKNFFIPAPHKVTECDLDLRVGGRFNTVFDVDGQRMDNRGVFLEIDPGKKLVFTDGYTEGWKPTEKPFMTAILLLEDVGEGKTRYTAIARHPTKEIREQHEQMGFHEGWGIVLDQLVGYVKGMKH; this comes from the coding sequence GTGACGCTCGATCCCGAAACAGACTTAAAACTGGAACGCGTGGTGGATGCACCGCGCGACCTGCTGTGGCTTTGCTGGACGACGCCAGAGCACATCAAAAACTTCTTTATTCCTGCCCCCCATAAAGTGACCGAATGCGATCTCGACCTGCGCGTGGGGGGACGGTTTAATACCGTCTTCGATGTGGACGGACAGCGGATGGATAACCGCGGTGTCTTTCTGGAAATCGATCCCGGCAAAAAGTTGGTCTTTACCGACGGTTATACGGAAGGGTGGAAACCGACCGAAAAGCCGTTTATGACGGCGATCCTGCTGCTGGAAGATGTCGGGGAGGGGAAAACCCGCTATACGGCGATCGCGCGCCATCCCACGAAAGAAATTCGTGAGCAGCATGAACAGATGGGCTTCCATGAAGGCTGGGGGATCGTGCTGGATCAGCTGGTGGGGTATGTGAAGGGAATGAAGCATTGA
- the mtnA gene encoding S-methyl-5-thioribose-1-phosphate isomerase — translation MQTLQTTSLRVADNQLFILDQQALPQEKRWLDASTVEALVGHIHALRVRGAPLIGLSASLLLALLAEKGKSRDELALALETLRAARPTAVNLMNNLDRMKQALWQEDFVPALVTEALRLIDEDRQLCDAIATAGSVLVKPGSRLLTHCNTGGLATAGVGTALGVIARAHQAGNVSNVWVDETRPLLQGGRLTAWELGELGVPYQLITDSMAASLMAKGEVDAVWVGADRIAANGDVANKIGTYSLAVLAKFHGIPFYVAAPHTTLDRACPDGEAIPIEQRAASEVTGVAGSFGAVQWAPENAQVYNPAFDVTPASLISGWILDTGVVTPEAVANGKFA, via the coding sequence ATGCAGACATTACAGACGACCAGCCTGCGGGTGGCGGATAATCAGCTCTTTATTCTCGACCAGCAGGCCCTTCCGCAGGAGAAACGCTGGCTTGACGCCTCAACGGTCGAGGCGCTGGTGGGGCATATTCACGCCCTTAGGGTGCGCGGTGCGCCGCTGATTGGTCTCTCTGCAAGTCTGTTGCTGGCGCTGCTGGCGGAAAAGGGGAAAAGCCGCGACGAGCTGGCGCTGGCGCTGGAAACGCTGCGCGCTGCCCGCCCGACGGCGGTCAACCTGATGAACAATCTCGACCGCATGAAGCAGGCGCTCTGGCAGGAAGATTTCGTTCCGGCGCTGGTGACGGAAGCTCTGCGACTGATCGACGAAGACAGGCAGCTTTGCGACGCCATTGCGACAGCGGGCAGCGTACTGGTGAAGCCCGGCAGTCGCCTGCTGACACACTGCAACACCGGTGGGCTGGCAACGGCTGGCGTGGGTACCGCGCTGGGCGTGATTGCCCGTGCACATCAGGCAGGCAACGTCAGCAACGTCTGGGTGGATGAAACCCGTCCGCTGCTGCAGGGCGGCAGGCTGACCGCGTGGGAGCTCGGCGAGCTCGGCGTGCCGTATCAGCTGATTACCGACTCCATGGCCGCCAGCCTGATGGCAAAAGGGGAGGTGGATGCCGTGTGGGTGGGGGCAGATCGTATTGCCGCCAACGGCGATGTGGCGAACAAAATCGGCACCTATTCCCTGGCGGTACTGGCGAAATTTCACGGCATTCCGTTCTACGTTGCCGCCCCGCATACCACCCTCGACCGGGCGTGCCCGGACGGTGAGGCGATCCCGATTGAGCAGCGTGCAGCCAGCGAAGTGACGGGCGTGGCGGGGAGCTTTGGCGCGGTGCAGTGGGCACCGGAAAATGCACAGGTTTATAACCCGGCGTTTGACGTCACCCCAGCCTCGCTGATTAGCGGCTGGATACTGGATACGGGCGTGGTTACGCCGGAAGCGGTAGCAAACGGGAAATTCGCCTGA
- the mtnK gene encoding S-methyl-5-thioribose kinase: MSQYRTFTAQDAVEYARQFGGLDNPSSLVEAQEVGDGNLNLVFKIFDAQGVSRIIVKQALPYVRCVGESWPLTLDRARLEAQTLVEHYKHSPQHTVKIHHFDPELAVMVMEDLSDHRIWRGELIKNNAYPQAARQLGEYLAHTLFHTSDFYLHPHQKKAQVAQFINPEMCEITEDLFFNDPYQIHERNNYPAELENDVAALRDDAPLKIAVASLKHRFFSHAEALLHGDIHSGSIFVTGDSLKAIDAEFGYFGPIGFDVGTAIGNLLLNFCGLPGHLGIRDAAAAREQRLIDIQALWNTFAERFQTLAHDKTRDAALSAPGYASEFLKKVWRDTIGFCGTELIRRSVGLSHVADIDTIQDDAMRHECLRHAITLGKALIVIADRIDSVEELVARVRQYS; this comes from the coding sequence ATGTCGCAATACCGTACCTTTACCGCCCAGGACGCCGTGGAGTATGCCAGGCAGTTTGGCGGCCTTGATAATCCATCATCACTGGTAGAGGCGCAGGAAGTGGGCGACGGCAACCTCAATCTGGTCTTCAAAATTTTCGATGCTCAGGGCGTGAGCCGCATCATCGTAAAACAGGCACTGCCATACGTTCGCTGCGTCGGTGAGTCCTGGCCGCTGACGCTGGACCGCGCCCGTCTTGAGGCGCAAACGCTGGTAGAGCATTACAAGCACAGCCCGCAGCATACCGTGAAAATTCACCATTTTGACCCGGAACTGGCGGTGATGGTGATGGAAGATCTCTCCGACCATCGCATCTGGCGCGGGGAGTTGATTAAGAACAACGCCTACCCGCAGGCGGCGCGTCAACTGGGGGAGTACCTGGCGCACACGCTGTTCCACACCAGCGATTTTTACCTGCACCCGCACCAGAAAAAAGCGCAGGTTGCCCAGTTCATTAACCCGGAGATGTGCGAGATCACTGAAGATCTGTTCTTTAACGATCCGTACCAGATCCACGAGCGCAACAACTATCCGGCTGAGCTGGAAAACGATGTCGCCGCCCTGCGCGATGACGCCCCGTTGAAAATTGCCGTGGCCTCCCTGAAGCATCGCTTTTTCTCCCACGCCGAAGCGCTATTGCACGGGGATATCCACAGCGGATCGATTTTCGTGACCGGGGACAGCCTGAAAGCGATCGACGCCGAATTCGGTTACTTTGGCCCGATTGGGTTTGACGTGGGCACCGCCATCGGCAACCTGCTGCTGAACTTCTGTGGCCTGCCGGGGCATTTAGGCATCCGCGATGCCGCTGCCGCCCGGGAACAGCGTCTGATCGACATTCAGGCGTTATGGAATACCTTTGCGGAGCGCTTCCAGACGCTGGCGCACGACAAAACCCGGGATGCCGCGCTGAGTGCGCCGGGCTATGCCTCTGAATTTTTGAAAAAGGTCTGGAGAGATACCATTGGTTTCTGCGGAACGGAGCTGATCCGCCGCAGTGTGGGGCTGTCTCACGTCGCGGACATCGATACCATTCAGGACGACGCGATGCGCCACGAATGTCTGCGCCACGCCATTACGCTGGGTAAAGCGCTGATTGTGATTGCCGATCGCATCGACAGCGTGGAAGAGCTAGTGGCAAGAGTGCGCCAGTACAGTTAA
- a CDS encoding Ig-like domain-containing protein, which translates to MSLKKCAAWLQIGLQLLPPSLFSLGATPVAAQDKVAEPQTTERVVAQTAVQAGSLLESGSGRSVASAITSQAANTATQEIESWLNQLGTTRLNIGTDEHFSIQDAELDLLIPLYEQKSSLVFTQLGGRRHDDRNIVNVGFGYREFNTAWMWGVNTFYDRQVSANQHQRLGVGAELGWDYLRLSANGYYRLSDWMSSSRYRDYDERVANGFDLRATGYLPAYPQLGANLVYEQYYGQHVGLFGDDEDDRQKDPYAVSVGLSYTPVPLVTLGVNQKMGKGEASDTQFNLAVNWAPGVPLRTQLDADQVGARRTLLGSRQELVDRNNNIVLDYRKQELISLALPENIAGNENARQTVTAKVKTKYGLERIDWQGDNLIRNGGKITPGVDPAQVVITLPAWKNGGSNAYTLTATAWDKHGNASDTARMTVNVNGMDVTTLQPSLTASPSRLPADCTSQSVLTLTLKTASGEAATGLSERLGATFTRKNAATGTAAPVAPQISAFRETSRGVYSATLISGTTPATLIIQTFIDGNIKLGSTSVTEEAVSEVVELSSLSPSAVSAPADGVTPIVVVASVVDRSGNPVSGQEVKWTADNAAVQLSAERTLTNAQGQASIQLISRDVVATTVSAQLADGNPLSTPTLKFVADSASAQVRSVNVDKTRIVANNSDSVTYTAQVADNSNHPLEGVTVNWTVKREDGTTAGSKTSVTDAAGNATLSLSSAKTGVAWVYADVNQQNAVKAEAVTFVADTSTQRIAAVVADKQQAVANGSDSMTWTAQVRDLQGNAISGVEVNWSADNADVKLAANSTRTDAQGNASLVATSLKSGSVVITAQTAESAPVRADSARFIADLTTAKMTEMAADSVTAVANGTDGITVRTTVVDANDNPVDGAKVDWAVSPSGVTLSDTSSVTNASGEASVTLRSETAGEYSLQATFGSNTLRVTKLTFTGDTTTATIATVTADKTTGIVADSDTVLLTATVVDSHQNPVPGVAVNWSSSDAADVTLTPVSATTNAQGQAEARFSSRKAGNITVTATVNGRGQTFSLSVTGNPATAQFASLSADEKEAVADGNASIRWTATVEDANHNPLSGVDVAWRVDNSSVKLASASTKTNEQGQAAVTASTTTAGTATVSATVVGSTAAINAEPVSFTGDVTTARVESLKASSDHAVVNTDRITYTAVVKDVNGNAVKNATVNWSTTLNTLSAQTSVTNGSGVATVKLSGPDTGTATVSAGINNTTKTDQTVVFIASYSAMWSITGSTSAFSTGAIFGFPSLGFVATGSTQGPTSLVWTAEGYSTLVVPMKDEQGNTRDVTIRAQRRSDCSTRPFNVAVLCSSWETTGYSASLKYVEADNPDLPSGVYRGDIKFAGKDWHSSWSLDYTVTTTLTKN; encoded by the coding sequence ATGAGCCTGAAAAAATGTGCAGCCTGGTTGCAAATAGGACTGCAACTCCTTCCGCCGTCGTTATTTTCGCTGGGCGCGACACCCGTTGCCGCTCAGGATAAGGTAGCCGAGCCGCAAACCACCGAGCGGGTAGTGGCACAAACCGCCGTACAGGCGGGGTCACTGCTGGAGAGCGGCAGCGGCCGTTCCGTCGCCAGCGCCATTACGTCTCAGGCAGCAAATACCGCCACGCAGGAAATTGAGTCCTGGTTAAATCAATTGGGTACCACGCGTCTGAATATCGGTACTGATGAGCATTTTTCTATTCAGGACGCGGAGTTAGATCTGCTTATCCCTTTATATGAACAAAAGTCGTCGCTGGTGTTCACCCAGTTGGGTGGTCGTCGTCACGATGACAGAAATATCGTTAATGTCGGGTTTGGCTACCGTGAATTTAATACCGCATGGATGTGGGGCGTGAATACCTTTTACGATCGCCAGGTTTCGGCGAATCAGCATCAGCGCCTTGGTGTCGGAGCCGAGCTAGGCTGGGACTATCTGCGTCTTTCAGCCAACGGCTACTACCGTTTAAGCGACTGGATGTCTTCGTCCCGCTATCGCGATTATGACGAGCGCGTGGCGAACGGCTTTGACCTGCGTGCAACCGGCTATCTTCCCGCGTATCCGCAGCTTGGGGCGAACCTCGTCTACGAACAATACTATGGTCAGCACGTCGGGCTATTCGGTGACGATGAGGACGATCGTCAGAAAGATCCTTACGCCGTGTCCGTTGGACTGAGCTACACGCCCGTTCCGCTGGTTACCCTGGGCGTAAACCAAAAAATGGGTAAGGGCGAGGCATCGGATACGCAGTTTAACCTTGCGGTGAACTGGGCGCCGGGCGTGCCGCTGCGCACGCAGCTGGATGCGGACCAGGTGGGGGCGCGCCGTACGCTGCTGGGGTCACGTCAGGAGCTGGTCGATCGTAATAACAATATTGTCCTGGATTACCGTAAGCAGGAGCTGATTTCGCTCGCGCTGCCAGAAAACATTGCCGGGAATGAAAATGCCCGCCAGACCGTAACCGCGAAGGTTAAAACGAAATACGGGCTCGAACGCATCGACTGGCAGGGTGACAATTTGATACGTAACGGCGGCAAAATCACACCGGGTGTCGATCCGGCGCAGGTCGTGATTACGCTTCCAGCCTGGAAAAATGGCGGTTCCAACGCGTATACGTTAACCGCAACGGCCTGGGATAAGCACGGTAACGCTTCTGATACCGCGCGGATGACGGTGAACGTAAACGGCATGGACGTGACCACGCTGCAGCCCAGCCTGACGGCGTCCCCGTCCCGCTTACCAGCGGATTGCACCAGTCAGTCGGTATTAACATTGACGTTAAAAACCGCATCCGGCGAGGCCGCAACCGGGCTATCGGAGCGTCTTGGCGCAACGTTCACCCGGAAAAATGCCGCTACAGGTACCGCAGCGCCTGTCGCACCGCAAATAAGCGCGTTTCGCGAAACGAGCCGCGGCGTGTACAGTGCAACGCTTATCAGCGGAACAACACCTGCCACCCTCATCATTCAGACGTTCATCGACGGCAATATTAAGCTTGGCAGCACCTCTGTAACTGAAGAGGCAGTGTCTGAGGTTGTGGAACTTTCATCACTCAGTCCGTCGGCCGTAAGCGCACCGGCCGACGGCGTAACACCGATTGTCGTAGTGGCAAGCGTTGTCGATCGGTCCGGCAATCCTGTTTCGGGGCAAGAGGTGAAATGGACAGCGGATAACGCTGCGGTCCAGTTGTCAGCTGAACGCACCCTCACCAATGCGCAAGGGCAGGCCAGCATTCAACTGATCAGCCGTGACGTGGTTGCGACGACAGTGAGTGCGCAACTGGCGGACGGTAACCCGCTCTCTACCCCGACGCTAAAATTCGTTGCGGACAGCGCCAGCGCACAGGTGAGATCGGTTAATGTCGATAAAACCCGCATTGTTGCCAATAACAGCGACAGCGTAACGTATACCGCACAGGTCGCTGATAACAGCAATCATCCGCTTGAAGGCGTGACGGTTAACTGGACGGTGAAGCGGGAGGATGGCACGACCGCAGGAAGCAAAACCTCGGTTACCGACGCTGCCGGAAACGCCACGCTGTCGCTGTCGTCAGCAAAAACGGGCGTTGCCTGGGTTTACGCCGATGTGAATCAGCAGAATGCGGTGAAAGCGGAAGCCGTCACGTTTGTGGCTGACACCAGCACGCAGCGTATCGCCGCCGTGGTGGCCGATAAGCAACAGGCCGTGGCCAACGGCAGCGACAGTATGACCTGGACGGCGCAGGTGCGCGATCTGCAGGGTAACGCCATTTCGGGAGTAGAGGTTAACTGGTCGGCAGATAACGCAGACGTTAAGCTCGCCGCCAACAGTACGCGGACGGATGCGCAGGGAAATGCCTCGCTGGTGGCTACCTCGCTGAAATCAGGCAGCGTTGTAATCACGGCCCAGACCGCTGAAAGCGCACCCGTTCGCGCTGACAGTGCCAGATTTATTGCCGATCTCACGACCGCGAAAATGACGGAGATGGCCGCCGACAGCGTAACGGCGGTGGCCAATGGTACCGACGGTATCACGGTGCGCACTACCGTTGTGGATGCCAATGATAACCCGGTTGACGGGGCGAAGGTTGACTGGGCGGTGAGCCCTTCCGGCGTGACGTTATCCGATACGAGCAGCGTGACGAATGCATCGGGTGAGGCGAGCGTGACCTTACGTTCTGAAACCGCGGGGGAATATTCTCTTCAGGCCACGTTCGGCAGTAACACGTTACGTGTGACAAAACTGACCTTCACGGGTGACACCACCACGGCAACGATCGCTACCGTTACTGCGGATAAAACGACTGGCATTGTGGCCGATAGCGATACCGTACTGTTAACCGCAACCGTGGTGGATAGCCATCAAAACCCTGTACCAGGCGTCGCCGTTAACTGGAGCAGCAGTGATGCCGCCGACGTGACCCTGACACCCGTTTCAGCAACGACCAATGCGCAAGGGCAGGCTGAAGCGCGCTTCTCATCGCGCAAGGCGGGCAACATCACGGTTACCGCGACGGTGAATGGCCGCGGTCAGACGTTTTCTCTTTCCGTAACCGGGAATCCGGCGACAGCGCAGTTTGCGAGCCTGAGTGCGGATGAAAAAGAGGCGGTGGCTGACGGGAATGCGAGCATACGCTGGACCGCCACCGTCGAGGATGCCAACCATAACCCGCTTAGCGGGGTGGATGTTGCGTGGCGAGTAGATAACAGCAGCGTGAAGCTTGCCAGCGCCAGTACAAAAACCAACGAACAGGGCCAGGCGGCTGTAACGGCGTCAACGACAACGGCCGGAACGGCAACGGTTAGCGCAACAGTTGTCGGTTCAACGGCGGCGATAAACGCGGAGCCGGTATCATTCACTGGCGATGTGACCACCGCCAGGGTTGAGAGTCTCAAGGCCAGTTCCGACCACGCGGTGGTTAATACCGACCGTATTACCTACACCGCAGTGGTGAAAGACGTAAACGGTAATGCCGTCAAAAATGCGACGGTCAACTGGAGCACCACGCTTAATACCCTTTCAGCGCAAACCAGCGTGACCAATGGCAGTGGCGTGGCGACCGTGAAGCTAAGTGGCCCGGATACCGGTACGGCAACGGTGAGCGCGGGGATTAATAACACCACTAAAACCGATCAAACGGTTGTGTTTATTGCCAGCTATTCAGCCATGTGGAGCATCACCGGTTCGACAAGTGCATTCAGTACGGGCGCAATATTTGGCTTCCCTTCGCTTGGGTTCGTGGCAACGGGAAGTACGCAGGGGCCGACGTCCCTGGTATGGACCGCAGAAGGTTACAGCACGCTTGTCGTGCCGATGAAGGACGAACAAGGCAATACCCGGGACGTGACGATTCGCGCGCAGCGCAGATCGGATTGCTCCACCCGCCCGTTCAATGTGGCGGTTCTGTGTAGCAGCTGGGAAACCACAGGCTATAGCGCCAGCCTTAAGTATGTTGAGGCCGATAACCCGGATCTCCCGAGCGGGGTTTACCGGGGGGATATCAAGTTTGCCGGTAAAGACTGGCATTCATCGTGGTCTCTCGATTACACCGTGACCACCACGCTCACCAAAAACTGA